The genomic window CGGCGACTCCGACTGGAATGCGGCCGACCTGCCCTATCACGGCGAGCAGTTCGCTGATGACCTGATCGTGCTGGCCGGCGAGCAGCCACGCCCGCCGGTACTGGTCGCTGCGTCGATGGGCGGCCTGTTCGGCCTGCTGGCCGAATCGCGCTGGCCGGGCCTGTTCTCGGCGATGGTACTGGTCGATATCACCCCGCGCTGGGACACCGCCGGTGTCGAGCGCATCCTCGCCTTCATGACCGCCCACCCGGACGGATTCGCCTCGCTGGCGCAGGCCGCGGACGTGATCTCGGCCTATCTGCCGCATCGCCCGCGCAAATCCGAGCAGTCGCTGCGCGCCCTGCTGCGCGAGGACGGCCAGGGCCGCTGGCGCTGGCACTGGGACCCCCGCCTGGTGGCCGAACTGGCCCGCGACAGCGAACAGCACCAGGATGCGCTGGCCGACGCCGCGCGCCGGGTGAAGTGCCCGCTGCTGCTGGTCAGCGGCGGCCGCAGCGATCTGGTGACCCCGCAGACCGTCGCCGAATTCCTGGCATTGGCGCCGCACGCGCGCCACGTACAGTTGCCGCAGGCCACGCACATGGTCGCCGGTGATGACAACGACGCCTTTACCGCTACTGTGTTGGACTATCTGGACGTGTTGCCTGCGGCGGACGCCGCGGCTTCGTCCGCCACAAACGAGCACGTCACCGGAGCACGCTCATGAGCATCGTTCTTCCCTTCCTCGCCCTGCTGCTGGCAGGCGCGTTCGTCGCCTACCACCGCATGCGGCTGCTGACCTGGACGCTGATCAGCGTGGCGCTGCTCGTCGCGTGCTGGTTCATCCCCTATGTCAACCAGACCGCCACGATCGTGGCCGCCGCCGTGCTGGCGGTGATCGCGGTGCCGCTGCTGCTGCCGTTCATCCGCAAGCCGCTGCTGACCGGCCCGATGATGAAGGTGTTCCGCAAGGTGCTGCCGCCGCTGTCGCAGACCGAACGCATCGCGCTGGAAACCGGTTCGGTCGGTTTCGAAGGCGAGCTGTTCACCGGTGACCCGGACTGGAACATCCTGCTGAACTACCCCAAGCCGCAGCTGACCGCTGAAGAGCAGGCCTTCCTCGATGGCCCGGTCGAAGAGCTGTGCAGGATGGTCAACGATTGGGAAATCACCCACGTCCACGCCGACCTGCCGCCGGAACTGTGGGCCTTCATCAAGAAGAACAAGTTCTTCGGCATGATCATTCCGAAGGAGTACGGCGGCCTCGGCTTCTCCGCGCTGGCCCACCACAAGGTGATCCAGAAGCTGGCCTCGGTGTCCTCGGTGGTCAGCTCCACCGTCGGCGTGCCGAACTCGCTGGGCCCGGGTGAACTGCTGGTGCATTACGGCACCCAGGAACAGAAGGACCAGTACCTGCCGCGCCTGGCCGATGGCCGCGAGGTTCCGTGCTTCGGCCTGACCGGCCCGTTCGCCGGTTCCGACGCCACCTCGATCCCCGACTACGGCATCGTCTGCAAGGGCGAGTGGAACGGCGAGCAGGTGCTCGGCGTCAAGCTGACCTTCGACAAGCGCTACATCACCCTGGCCCCGGTTGCTTCGCTGATCGGCCTGGCCTTCCGCATGTACGACCCGGATGGCCTGATCGGTGACACCCGCGACATCGGCATCACCCTGGGCCTGCTGCCGCGCGACACCGCCGGCGTGGAAATCGGCCGTCGCCACTTCCCGCTGAACTCGACGTTCCAGAACGGTCCGATCCGCGGCAAGGACGTGTTCATTCCGCTGACCCAGCTGATCGGTGGCGCGGCCATGGCCGGCAAGGGCTGGAACATGCTCAACGAGTGCCTGGCCGTGGGCCGCTCGATCACCCTGCCGTCCACCGCCAGCGGCGGTGCCAAGGCCGGTGCCGCCGTCACCGGTGCGTATGCGCGCATCCGCAAGCAGTTCGGCTTGTCGGTCGGTCGCTTCGAAGGCGTGGAAGAAGCGCTGGCCCGCATCGGCGGCAAGGCGTACAAGATCAGCGCGCTGTCGCAGGCCACCGCTGCCGCGGTCGACCGTGGCGACGTGCCGTCGGTGCCGTCGGCCATCGCCAAGTACCACTGCACCAGCATGAGCCGTGAAGTGATCTCGGACATGATGGATGTGATCGGCGGCAAGGGCATCATCCTCGGCCCGCGCAACTTCGCCGGCCGCAGCTGGCAGGCCGCGCCGATCGCGATCACCGTGGAAGGCGCCAACATCATGACCCGCAGCCTGCTGATCTTCGGCCAGGGCGCGATCCTCTGCCACCCGTGGGTGCTGAAGGAAATGAAGGCCGCGCAGGACCCCGATACCCGTGCCGGCCTGCAGGACTTCGACCGCAGCCTG from Stenotrophomonas sp. 704A1 includes these protein-coding regions:
- a CDS encoding alpha/beta fold hydrolase; the protein is MVMSPTPAAFHDLHLEAAHGASLAATVNAHGRRGRVLFAHGFGQTRHAWTATARALSAAGLQTLAYDARGHGDSDWNAADLPYHGEQFADDLIVLAGEQPRPPVLVAASMGGLFGLLAESRWPGLFSAMVLVDITPRWDTAGVERILAFMTAHPDGFASLAQAADVISAYLPHRPRKSEQSLRALLREDGQGRWRWHWDPRLVAELARDSEQHQDALADAARRVKCPLLLVSGGRSDLVTPQTVAEFLALAPHARHVQLPQATHMVAGDDNDAFTATVLDYLDVLPAADAAASSATNEHVTGARS
- a CDS encoding acyl-CoA dehydrogenase, coding for MSIVLPFLALLLAGAFVAYHRMRLLTWTLISVALLVACWFIPYVNQTATIVAAAVLAVIAVPLLLPFIRKPLLTGPMMKVFRKVLPPLSQTERIALETGSVGFEGELFTGDPDWNILLNYPKPQLTAEEQAFLDGPVEELCRMVNDWEITHVHADLPPELWAFIKKNKFFGMIIPKEYGGLGFSALAHHKVIQKLASVSSVVSSTVGVPNSLGPGELLVHYGTQEQKDQYLPRLADGREVPCFGLTGPFAGSDATSIPDYGIVCKGEWNGEQVLGVKLTFDKRYITLAPVASLIGLAFRMYDPDGLIGDTRDIGITLGLLPRDTAGVEIGRRHFPLNSTFQNGPIRGKDVFIPLTQLIGGAAMAGKGWNMLNECLAVGRSITLPSTASGGAKAGAAVTGAYARIRKQFGLSVGRFEGVEEALARIGGKAYKISALSQATAAAVDRGDVPSVPSAIAKYHCTSMSREVISDMMDVIGGKGIILGPRNFAGRSWQAAPIAITVEGANIMTRSLLIFGQGAILCHPWVLKEMKAAQDPDTRAGLQDFDRSLFGHIRYGISNAVRSFWFGLTGARFGAAPGDAYTRRYFRKLDRYSANLALMADISMMTLGGKLKFKESLSGRLGDVLSHVYMTSAMLKRYHDEGAPQADQPLLAWAFHDSVHKIEESLSAALRNFPIRPIGWLMWALIFPLGRRAEAPGDRLSRRVAALLMAPNEARDRLASGVFLTPCENNPGGRINSYLSKAIMAEPVERKFLKALKSKGIEALDFNSQLDEAVAEGVITQDERSLLEELRTLTLDTITVDDFDTHELRAASYYDRQHKDPHSQAA